GGTCAAGGATGACCTCAAAATTGGCATCTGCGGTGAGCACGGCGGAGATCCAGCATCCATCGACTTCTGCTACCGTTCCGGCTTGGATTATGTAAGCTGTTCCCCTTTTCGTGTCCCCATCGCCCGGCTGGCAGCGGCTCAGGCCGTGATTGTAAACGAATAGCCCTACGTCACCGTTCCCCCATCCACACCCAAGACTTGCCCAGTGATGTAGGCGGCGTTATCACTGGCCAGAAAGCAATACGTGGCCGCAACGTCCTCAGGTGATCCCATTCGCCGCAGCGGCACGCGTGTCATCATCATCTCTAACACCTTGTCGGGAATCCCTTCCGTCATGGCCGTCTCTATAAAGCCCGGCGTCACTGCATTCACGCGGATGCCGTCCTTGCCTAATTCTCTGGCCCACACTTTTGTCATACCGATAACGCCGGCTTTCGACGCCACGTAG
This Candidatus Neomarinimicrobiota bacterium DNA region includes the following protein-coding sequences:
- a CDS encoding SDR family oxidoreductase, producing the protein YVASKAGVIGMTKVWARELGKDGIRVNAVTPGFIETAMTEGIPDKVLEMMMTRVPLRRMGSPEDVAATYCFLASDNAAYITGQVLGVDGGTVT